One Nocardia farcinica genomic region harbors:
- a CDS encoding TetR/AcrR family transcriptional regulator: MPKLVDHAERRQAITAAVWRLIADRGLEALNMRDIAAEAGYANGSLKHYFKGKDDLLRFAYQHVFDATNRRVAAALGEATGLAAIRLFCREVLPVTAETLQEARIAIALWQRAVYDEPLGAVNERALADWRERLIDFLDQARDAGEITDVDTVVVADQILTLLMGAQITGVLTPATATPDRQLELLEALLDRIRT, from the coding sequence ATGCCCAAACTCGTCGACCACGCCGAGCGCAGGCAGGCGATCACCGCAGCGGTCTGGCGGCTCATCGCCGACCGCGGCCTCGAAGCCCTCAACATGCGCGACATCGCCGCCGAGGCCGGTTACGCCAACGGTTCGCTCAAGCACTATTTCAAGGGCAAGGACGACCTGCTGCGCTTCGCCTATCAGCACGTCTTCGACGCGACCAACCGCCGCGTCGCCGCCGCACTCGGCGAGGCCACCGGCCTGGCCGCGATCCGGCTGTTCTGCCGGGAAGTCCTGCCGGTGACGGCGGAGACGTTGCAGGAGGCCCGCATCGCGATCGCCCTGTGGCAGCGTGCCGTCTACGACGAACCCCTCGGCGCGGTGAACGAACGCGCCCTGGCCGACTGGCGCGAGCGCCTCATCGATTTCCTCGACCAGGCCCGCGACGCGGGCGAGATCACCGACGTGGACACCGTCGTCGTCGCCGACCAGATCCTCACGCTGCTCATGGGCGCCCAGATCACCGGCGTCCTCACCCCGGCCACCGCCACCCCCGACCGCCAACTCGAACTCCTCGAAGCCCTCCTCGACCGCATCCGGACGTGA
- a CDS encoding type VII secretion target: protein MNVDPVEMRELATTLRWRAGIVEGHQPLVKSTRDAARDGAEESQTFARIQETLEALDTIVRYHAEQMRVVATEIETAATAFETQDNANATSIEQAGPR from the coding sequence ATGAACGTCGATCCCGTCGAGATGCGCGAGCTGGCGACGACCCTGCGGTGGCGCGCCGGGATCGTCGAAGGTCACCAGCCGCTGGTCAAGAGCACCCGGGACGCCGCGCGCGACGGCGCGGAGGAATCACAGACCTTCGCCCGGATCCAGGAGACCCTCGAGGCACTGGACACGATCGTGCGATACCACGCGGAGCAGATGCGGGTGGTCGCGACCGAGATCGAGACCGCGGCCACCGCCTTCGAGACACAGGACAACGCCAACGCCACGTCGATCGAACAGGCGGGACCCCGGTGA
- a CDS encoding winged helix-turn-helix transcriptional regulator, with the protein MRETNLARMDCSIARTAEIIGDRWTLMIVRSMFAFKGLHRFEELRAELGVARNILSDRLGLLIEHGIVEQRPYSDRPPRYEYHLTAAGKDLLPVILALLRWGDTHLMGDDGPPVILQHTECGHDMVPYLACSHCHQPVAPRTVLGRDAPARPRPPRTAP; encoded by the coding sequence ATGCGGGAGACGAATCTCGCCCGGATGGACTGTTCGATCGCCCGGACCGCCGAGATCATCGGCGATCGCTGGACGCTGATGATCGTGCGGTCGATGTTCGCGTTCAAGGGATTACACCGGTTCGAGGAGTTGCGGGCCGAACTCGGCGTCGCACGGAACATCCTCAGCGACCGGCTCGGGCTGCTGATCGAGCACGGAATCGTCGAGCAGCGCCCATACAGCGACCGGCCACCCCGGTACGAATACCATCTGACCGCCGCGGGCAAGGACTTGCTACCGGTCATCCTCGCGCTGCTGCGGTGGGGCGACACCCACCTGATGGGCGACGACGGCCCGCCGGTCATTCTCCAGCACACCGAATGCGGCCACGACATGGTCCCCTACCTGGCCTGCAGCCATTGCCACCAACCCGTCGCGCCCCGCACCGTCCTCGGCCGCGACGCCCCCGCACGCCCCCGACCCCCGCGAACCGCACCATGA
- a CDS encoding MaoC family dehydratase, producing the protein MTDTALWLDDITIGDRFRTDTYDLTADAIIDFATAWDPQPFHLGDDTAQDTFFRGLAASGWQTASITMRLLVTTGLPLATGIIGASIDLTWPTPTRPGDRLHVELEVTDVRTSRSDPSRGFITATYDTLNQHGEIRQHTTARLLAFARPR; encoded by the coding sequence ATGACCGATACCGCGCTGTGGCTCGACGACATCACCATCGGTGACCGATTCCGCACCGACACCTACGACCTCACCGCCGACGCGATCATCGACTTCGCCACCGCGTGGGACCCCCAGCCCTTCCACCTGGGTGACGACACCGCGCAGGACACCTTCTTCCGCGGACTCGCGGCCAGCGGATGGCAGACCGCGTCGATCACCATGCGACTGCTGGTCACGACCGGGCTGCCGTTGGCCACCGGCATCATCGGCGCGTCCATCGACCTGACCTGGCCCACCCCCACCCGTCCCGGGGACCGGCTGCACGTCGAGCTGGAAGTCACCGACGTCCGCACGTCCAGATCCGATCCCTCCCGGGGCTTCATCACCGCGACCTACGACACCCTCAACCAGCACGGCGAAATCCGCCAGCACACCACCGCGCGGCTCCTGGCGTTCGCCAGACCTCGGTGA
- a CDS encoding DUF6973 domain-containing protein — MTDKNPITIDAVRNWNLSAGHRLAIELGSLANTIETDVEVANREVQQSRDYFDSEAGEAMRARYDADRRNALAAVDALQAMTTPISEVATLFDNAALTIKDTVRKIQESEYQLFYTDDGQVFSRKSVMDWVDDNPLTGLTRSLSVEKARRDFQAALQGALYDIWTADLEYNARIGQVLETLPESVRQALVPVPTDPDLARILRENQVDASDRTVIFPSGELLATLRAIMPDIQPKAMTQEEADALIQLATSGLDGPAKLKTFYDIQDEASTAAANAFPDLSEKANEKALSDGHADAFRHMYWNARMTQEFGADWTNTFASGHEMIGSNPAAREAMDLYNNQLGRAIGANNPDASPEELQQKVLEAIDNNQAVVIQSSPDGGQIAFSNSVAPGQNVILPGAGIPMPKGN; from the coding sequence GTGACCGACAAGAACCCGATCACGATCGACGCCGTTCGGAATTGGAATCTCAGTGCGGGCCATCGGCTTGCGATCGAATTGGGCTCGCTGGCCAACACCATCGAAACCGATGTCGAAGTGGCCAACCGCGAGGTCCAGCAGTCACGCGACTACTTCGACAGCGAGGCGGGCGAAGCCATGCGTGCGCGCTACGACGCCGACCGGCGCAACGCACTGGCCGCGGTCGATGCGCTCCAGGCCATGACCACACCCATCTCCGAGGTGGCCACACTGTTCGACAACGCGGCGTTGACGATCAAGGACACCGTTCGCAAGATCCAGGAGTCGGAGTATCAGCTCTTCTACACCGACGACGGGCAGGTGTTCTCGCGGAAGTCGGTGATGGACTGGGTGGACGACAATCCCCTCACCGGACTGACGAGATCACTGTCCGTCGAGAAGGCACGCCGGGACTTCCAGGCCGCGCTCCAGGGCGCCTTGTACGACATCTGGACAGCAGATCTCGAGTACAACGCCCGGATCGGGCAGGTGCTCGAGACGCTGCCCGAATCCGTTCGGCAGGCGCTCGTTCCAGTACCCACCGACCCCGATCTCGCCCGCATCCTCCGTGAGAACCAGGTGGACGCCTCGGACCGCACGGTGATCTTCCCCAGCGGAGAGTTGCTGGCGACTCTGCGGGCGATCATGCCCGATATCCAGCCGAAGGCGATGACCCAGGAGGAGGCAGACGCACTGATCCAGCTCGCCACCTCCGGTCTCGACGGCCCGGCCAAGTTGAAGACCTTCTACGACATCCAAGACGAAGCCAGCACGGCGGCGGCAAACGCCTTTCCCGATCTCTCGGAGAAGGCCAACGAGAAGGCCCTCAGTGACGGCCACGCAGACGCTTTCCGGCACATGTACTGGAACGCCCGGATGACCCAGGAGTTCGGCGCGGACTGGACGAACACCTTTGCCAGCGGCCACGAGATGATCGGCAGCAACCCGGCGGCGCGCGAAGCGATGGATCTCTACAACAACCAACTCGGACGCGCGATCGGTGCGAACAATCCTGATGCAAGTCCCGAGGAACTGCAGCAGAAGGTTCTGGAAGCCATCGACAACAACCAGGCGGTCGTGATCCAGTCGAGTCCCGACGGCGGACAGATCGCGTTCAGCAACTCTGTCGCGCCCGGCCAGAACGTCATCCTGCCGGGTGCGGGGATTCCGATGCCGAAGGGGAACTGA
- a CDS encoding primary-amine oxidase, with amino-acid sequence MPTLTPVRVDHPLALPTADEIAEVRAIVDGAGLVTEHTRFVYVGLAEPDKYAVYERPGDLDRRFRVLLHDTRRPNAVDLLVGLGTREVLAQRTLDAVVDGQLPVLDEEFGLVEEILATDPDWLRALADRGLDVAQVRVAPLSAGVFDYEGEHGRRILRGLAFLQEHDKDHAWAHPIDGLVAFVDVMTREVLRVIDTGPVPVPATSGNYTDPEVVGPLRTTQKPIEITQPQGPSFTVTGNLVEWEKWSLRVGFDAREGLVLHQIGFRDGDRVRPIIHRAAISEMVVPYGDPSPIRSWQNYFDTGEYLVGRYANALELGCDCVGDITYFDAVIADEAGNPRTLRNAICMHEEDSGVLWKHTDLWAGSHEVRRQRRLVISFFTTIGNYDYGFFWYLYLDGTIEFEAKATGIPFTSAYPGPEHPYASEIAPGLGAPYHQHLFNARLDMMVDGHRNRVDEVESQRVPMGPGNPHGNAFTLRRTTLASEAQAQRTADNRAGRTWHIVNPEVTNALGNPVGYVLYPEGREPLLADDESSIAGRAAFATKHLWVTRYAPDELYAAGDFVNQHHGGAGLPSYVAGDRSLDGEDLVVWHSFGLTHFPRPEDWPIMPVDYAGFVLKPHGFFDRNPALDVPVTTAAHCHSSGGCHE; translated from the coding sequence ATGCCGACCCTCACTCCCGTGCGGGTGGACCATCCCCTGGCGCTGCCGACCGCCGACGAAATCGCCGAGGTGCGGGCGATCGTCGACGGAGCCGGGCTGGTCACCGAGCACACCCGGTTCGTCTACGTCGGGCTTGCCGAACCCGACAAGTACGCCGTCTACGAGCGGCCCGGCGATCTCGACCGGCGGTTCCGCGTGCTGCTGCACGACACCCGCCGACCGAACGCGGTCGACCTGCTGGTCGGTCTCGGCACCCGGGAAGTGCTCGCGCAGCGCACACTCGACGCCGTGGTCGATGGCCAACTGCCGGTTCTCGACGAGGAATTCGGCCTCGTCGAGGAAATCCTGGCCACCGACCCGGACTGGCTGCGGGCACTCGCCGACCGCGGCCTGGATGTCGCGCAGGTGCGCGTCGCCCCGCTGTCCGCGGGCGTGTTCGACTATGAGGGGGAACACGGCCGCCGGATCCTGCGCGGGCTGGCATTTCTGCAGGAACACGACAAGGACCACGCGTGGGCGCACCCCATCGACGGTTTGGTCGCCTTCGTCGACGTGATGACGCGAGAGGTGTTGCGCGTCATCGACACGGGGCCCGTCCCGGTGCCCGCCACCTCGGGCAACTACACCGATCCCGAGGTCGTCGGCCCGCTGCGCACCACGCAGAAGCCGATCGAGATCACCCAGCCGCAGGGCCCGAGCTTCACCGTGACGGGCAACCTGGTCGAGTGGGAGAAGTGGTCGCTGCGGGTCGGTTTCGACGCCCGCGAGGGACTGGTGCTGCACCAGATCGGCTTCCGCGACGGCGACCGGGTGCGTCCGATCATCCACCGCGCGGCGATCTCGGAGATGGTGGTGCCCTATGGCGATCCCTCGCCGATCCGCTCCTGGCAGAACTACTTCGACACCGGCGAGTACCTCGTCGGGCGCTACGCCAACGCCCTGGAACTGGGCTGCGACTGCGTCGGTGACATCACCTACTTCGACGCGGTGATCGCCGACGAGGCGGGTAACCCGCGCACCCTGCGCAACGCGATCTGCATGCACGAGGAAGACTCCGGCGTGCTGTGGAAGCACACCGACCTCTGGGCCGGCTCGCACGAGGTGCGCCGCCAGCGCCGGCTGGTGATCTCCTTCTTCACCACCATCGGCAACTACGACTACGGGTTCTTCTGGTACCTCTACCTCGACGGCACCATCGAATTCGAGGCCAAGGCCACCGGCATCCCGTTCACCTCCGCCTACCCCGGCCCCGAGCACCCGTACGCGAGCGAGATCGCGCCCGGTCTCGGCGCCCCCTACCATCAGCACCTGTTCAACGCCCGCCTGGACATGATGGTCGACGGGCACCGCAACCGCGTCGACGAGGTGGAGTCCCAGCGCGTGCCGATGGGGCCGGGCAACCCGCACGGCAACGCCTTCACCCTGCGCCGCACCACCCTCGCCAGCGAGGCGCAGGCGCAGCGGACGGCCGACAACCGGGCCGGGCGCACCTGGCACATCGTCAACCCCGAGGTCACCAACGCACTCGGCAATCCGGTGGGCTATGTGCTCTACCCGGAGGGACGCGAACCGTTGCTCGCCGACGACGAATCCTCCATCGCCGGCCGCGCGGCCTTCGCCACCAAGCACCTGTGGGTCACCCGCTACGCGCCCGACGAACTCTACGCCGCAGGCGATTTCGTCAACCAGCACCACGGCGGCGCCGGTCTGCCCAGTTACGTCGCCGGTGACCGGTCGCTGGACGGCGAGGACCTGGTGGTCTGGCACTCCTTCGGGCTCACCCATTTCCCGCGGCCGGAGGACTGGCCCATCATGCCCGTCGACTACGCGGGTTTCGTCCTCAAACCGCACGGGTTCTTCGACCGCAACCCCGCGCTCGACGTGCCCGTCACCACCGCCGCGCACTGCCACAGCTCCGGCGGCTGCCATGAGTGA
- a CDS encoding APC family permease — protein sequence MSEGGTQGLRGSVGVIGVVFLVVAAAAPLTAVGGALPVMIALGNGAGSPTAFLVAATVLLVFSVGYAAMSRHMVDAGAFYAYVREGIGNTVGLGAAGLALLAYTAIQAAIYGLASATLHDLVVHYGGPDLPWFVYALGLIAVVALLGYRNIELGAKVLGVLLVVEIGIILVFSAAVLLRGGAHGVDAVSFTPSAFLGGSPGIALMFAIASFVGFEATAIYGEEARDPKRAVPLSTYAAVLVIGVVYAIASWAMVLAFGSGEVAGAAGADPSGLVFTAAERFLGTAAVEIMRVMLVTSLFAALLAFHNAISRYLYVLARDGHGHPALGRTHAKHGSPHRGSIAQTISAVLVVGAFAAAGADPVLQLFTWLSGLATVSVLSLMVLTSIAVIVFFHRSGLDRRVWHTRIAPALGTVGLLAVTATVLANFTTLVGGSTAAEVLLTLVVAVFVAGVLAARLRARPAPVGEPVPEPGI from the coding sequence ATGAGTGAGGGCGGCACCCAGGGGCTGCGCGGGTCGGTCGGCGTCATCGGCGTCGTCTTCCTCGTCGTCGCGGCGGCGGCGCCGCTCACCGCGGTCGGTGGCGCGCTACCGGTGATGATCGCGCTGGGCAACGGGGCGGGCTCGCCGACGGCCTTCCTCGTCGCCGCCACGGTACTGCTGGTGTTCAGCGTCGGCTACGCGGCGATGAGCAGGCACATGGTGGACGCGGGCGCGTTCTACGCCTACGTCCGCGAGGGCATCGGCAACACCGTCGGGCTGGGCGCGGCGGGCCTGGCGCTGCTGGCCTACACCGCCATCCAGGCCGCGATCTACGGGCTGGCCTCGGCCACCCTGCACGATCTGGTGGTGCACTACGGCGGGCCCGACCTGCCGTGGTTCGTGTACGCGCTGGGATTGATCGCGGTGGTGGCCCTGCTGGGTTACCGCAACATCGAGCTCGGCGCGAAGGTGCTCGGCGTGCTGCTGGTGGTCGAGATCGGGATCATCCTGGTGTTCTCGGCCGCGGTGCTGCTGCGTGGCGGTGCGCACGGGGTCGACGCGGTGTCGTTCACTCCGTCGGCGTTCCTGGGCGGTTCGCCCGGCATCGCGTTGATGTTCGCCATCGCCTCCTTCGTCGGCTTCGAGGCCACCGCCATCTACGGCGAGGAGGCCCGCGATCCGAAGCGGGCCGTCCCGCTCTCGACCTACGCGGCGGTGCTGGTGATCGGTGTCGTGTACGCGATCGCGAGCTGGGCGATGGTGCTCGCCTTCGGCAGCGGCGAGGTGGCGGGCGCGGCCGGGGCCGACCCGTCCGGCCTGGTCTTCACCGCCGCCGAGCGGTTCCTCGGCACCGCGGCCGTGGAGATCATGCGGGTCATGTTGGTGACCAGCCTGTTCGCCGCGCTGCTGGCCTTCCACAACGCGATCTCCCGCTACCTGTACGTGCTCGCCCGCGACGGACACGGACATCCGGCGCTGGGTCGCACGCACGCGAAACACGGTTCCCCGCACCGGGGTTCGATCGCCCAGACGATCTCGGCCGTGCTGGTGGTCGGCGCGTTCGCGGCGGCGGGCGCCGACCCGGTGCTCCAGCTGTTCACCTGGTTGTCCGGGTTGGCTACGGTGTCGGTGCTGTCGCTGATGGTGTTGACCAGCATCGCGGTGATCGTGTTCTTCCACCGCTCCGGGCTCGATCGGCGGGTGTGGCACACCAGGATCGCGCCCGCACTCGGCACGGTGGGCCTGCTCGCGGTGACCGCCACGGTGCTGGCGAACTTCACGACACTCGTCGGCGGGTCGACAGCCGCGGAGGTGCTGCTCACACTGGTGGTGGCGGTGTTCGTGGCCGGCGTGCTGGCCGCCCGGCTCCGCGCCCGGCCCGCACCGGTGGGCGAGCCGGTACCCGAGCCCGGCATCTGA
- a CDS encoding thioesterase family protein, translating into MAIDLPSVAQIRELPAVLEGRVSAREIDDNGHMNVLYYLEHNIRAADILLRAAGLDEQYRRERRLGLFTTEHHIAYYSELREGDPLTVHARVLERADKAVHMMTFLVDPQRERLSNTLEIMLVHVDLERRRAASMPEDLAAAVDDLVAVSGKLTWSAPVCGVMGIRR; encoded by the coding sequence ATGGCGATCGACCTACCGAGTGTTGCGCAGATTCGTGAGCTTCCGGCCGTGCTCGAGGGGCGGGTGAGTGCCCGGGAGATCGACGACAACGGGCACATGAACGTGCTGTACTACCTCGAGCACAACATCCGGGCGGCGGACATCCTGCTGCGGGCCGCCGGGCTCGACGAGCAGTACCGGCGGGAGCGCAGGCTCGGGCTGTTCACCACCGAGCATCACATCGCCTACTACAGCGAGCTGCGCGAGGGCGATCCGCTGACCGTGCACGCGCGGGTGCTCGAGCGGGCGGACAAGGCCGTGCACATGATGACCTTCCTCGTCGACCCGCAGCGGGAGCGGCTGTCGAACACCCTCGAGATCATGCTCGTGCACGTCGACCTCGAGCGCCGCCGGGCCGCGTCGATGCCCGAAGACCTCGCCGCGGCGGTCGACGACCTGGTCGCCGTTTCCGGCAAATTGACCTGGTCAGCGCCGGTCTGCGGGGTCATGGGCATTCGCCGCTGA